CTTGGGAAATAAGTTTTAGCGGAAAAGAAAATGTGGTTGAACAGCTAGTTAGACCAACGGGACTTGTGGACCCTAAAATTACCATACAAAAAACGGATAATCAAATAGAAGACCTTGTTAAAAGGATATTGGAAAAAACAGCTGAAAAAGAGCGGGTGTTGGTTACTACTCTAACAAAAAAAATGGCAGAGAGGTTAAGCGAATATTTAGCGGACAAAAAAATTAAGGTTACATATTTGCATTCGGATATTAAAACTTTGGAAAGAACGGATATTTTGGACAATTTGCGAAAAGGAGAATTTGATGTTTTAGTGGGCATAAATCTTTTAAGGGAGGGTTTAGACCTGCCGGAAGTATCGTTAGTTGCTATTTTGGACGCCGATAAGGAAGGATTTTTGCGAAGCGAAACTAGTCTTATTCAAACAATGGGACGGGCGGCGCGGCATATAAATGGGGAAGTGGTTATGTATGCGGATACCGTTACTACTAGTATGAAAAAGGCAATTATGGAGGTGGAAAGAAGAAGAAAAATTCAAGAGGAATTTAATAAAAAGCATAATATAACCCCACAGTCTATAAGAAAAGATATAAGGCAAAAAATGTTTACGGAAGACCCTGTGGAAGAGAAAACAATTAAAGATATATTTTTTGTTGAAGATTACGAGTTTAGGACGCTTCCTGCAAGAGAGCAGAAAAAGATGTTAAAGGAGTTGGAAAACAAAATGCGGGAATTGGCGGAGTTTTTAGAATTTGAAAAGGCGGCGAAAATCCGCGATAAAATTAGGCAATTAAAAAATATATAAAAGGGACTTATATAAAAGGGACTACCCCGAAATGGGGTAGTCCCTTTTTAGCAACTATGGACAAGCGTGCTTTATTTGTAGTACAATTCTTTTTAGTTTGTCGCTTACCGTCCCGTTTTCCAAAATAAAGGAGAGAATACAATATGCGGAATATGTCCAAAGTTGTATTGGCTGTTGAGGCAACTGTTCCAAATGCGGGACAGAAATGCGCGGAATGTACTTGTCCGCATCTCCGAACTCGTCGTGCCAGACGAGGACGGGGGGATGCTACTGTTTACAGTTGCCACAGACGAGCGCGGGCTTGTCCGCGAGTTATCAATGGAGGTGAGAGATGAGTAGTGCTTGTGCCGATTGTCCTCATAGACCGGAGGATGGACGGAAGGGTTGTTCTCCCTGTAGAGGGATACAAACTTCTCCGGGTCTGGGGACTTTTCATTATCCATTAGGTATGGGGGGGGACTCCCACATTACAGCAGCAACAAGTAGCGTAGTGCATTTGGGACTTTCTGGGAAGGAGGAGTTACTTATGAACAAAGGCACCGTCTTTCCTTGGGCAGTTCCCGCGTCAAGTCGTAAACACGCGCGAAGGTCAGGCGGGTTCTAAGCTAACTGAAAGAGTTTGAGACCTTTCCCTAACGGGAGTTTGCTGTCAATGGCGATAGCAAGCTCCCGTGTTTTTCTTCTTGAATTCCCCGAACATTTGCCGTATATTTAAAGTTTATGGATAAACTTATTATCTGCGGCGCCCGCGAACATAATCTAAAAAATATCAGTCTAACTTTGCCTAAAAACAAGTTAATTGTCTTTACCGGTGTTTCCGGTAGCGGAAAATCTTCTCTTGCTATGGATACCATATACGCCGAGGGGCAAAGGCGATATGTTGAATCTTTATCCTCGTATGC
This portion of the Patescibacteria group bacterium genome encodes:
- a CDS encoding excinuclease ABC subunit UvrA; amino-acid sequence: MDKLIICGAREHNLKNISLTLPKNKLIVFTGVSGSGKSSLAMDTIYAEGQRRYVESLSSYARQFLGVMKKPDVESIEGLSPAIAIDQKSVSHNPRSTVGTVTEIYDFLRLLYARIGHPHCP